From Thermodesulforhabdaceae bacterium:
TGCGGTTCACGTGTTCCGTCCTCGTTCAGTCGGTGAAGGTCTTGGCCGTGCATGGTATCCACCTTGGAACTGCGGTTCCTCTGCCTACTTCACCATCAGGGCAGGAGCCGAAATGACCTGCCAAGAAGTGCGATTCATCCCCGTTCGATTCAAAGATGGTTATGGTCCTGTTGGTGCATGGTTCCTCCTTTTCAAATCTCGTGCAACTAATGCATTCGGCGGCGAATACATGGTTGAGCGAGCTGGCGAACTTCCCAAGTGGGCACCTTACGGAACAGGCAAGCCCATTCCAGCCAACCTCCGTAACTGGCTCGGTATGGAAGACATCATGGCTGGTAAGGGCCCAATCTACATGAGAACTGAAGAAGCTATCGCTAACCTCGCCGCTGCATACAAAGACGATCCCAAGGCCTTCAAGAAGAAAATGAAAGAACTTGAAGCCGAAGCTTGGGAAGACTTCCTTGACATGACCATTACTCAGTCCTTCCTCTGGGCTGCAACAAATGTCAAGCCCGAAGAAAAACCATCTGAAATTGCAGCTGCTGAGCCTTACTTCATCGGTTCTCACTCCGGTGCTTCCGGTGCCTGGGTATGTGGTCCTGAAGATGTGATGCCAGAAGAATACAAAGCCATGTGGAAAGACATCGGGCTCTACAACCGGATGTGCACCATTAAGGGCATGTTCTGCGCCGGTGACGCTGCTGGTGCTTCCAGCCATAAGTTCTCCTCCGGATCCCATGCTGAAGGTCGTATCGCCGCTAAGGGCGCCATCGCTTACATCCTTGATAACAATAAGGCTCCCGAAGTCGATATGGCTAAGGTCGAAGAACTCAAGAAGCGCATTCTTAAGCCTCTCGAGATCTTCGAACAATACAGCCCGATTTCGAGCGATCCAGAAATCAACCCCAACTACATTATGCCCAAGATGTTCATGTTCCGTCTCCAGAAGATCATGGATGAATACGCAGGTGGCGTGACCGCTCAGTTCACCACCAACAAGCCAATGCTTGAAAGAGCCCTCGAACTCCTTACCTTCCTCAAAGAAGACTCTGAAAAACTCGCTGCTCGTGATCTCCATGAACTCATGAGGGCATGGGAAAACGTCCATCGTATGTGGATTGCTGAAAGCCATGTGCGTCATGTTCTCTTCCGTGAAGAATCCAGATGGCCTGGTTACTACTTCAGAGCTGACTATCCCGATATGGACGAAAATAACTGGAGAGTCTTCGTAAACTCCGTGTGGAATCCTGCAACAGGCGAATGGACTATGAAGAAAGTTCCGGTGGTGAATCTGCCTGTCTAATAAAACAGTGACTGCTTAGATAAAATAGCCCCGGAGGCTCATGGAGCTTCCGGGGTTTTTTTTGATGGAAATTGAATTTACTCTTCAGCTTTCTATGTGCTATTGAAACACTCGTTAATGTCGTTCTGGGAGGGGGAACCAAAATATAATATATTTGCCGACACTTTGACCAGAAAATGGCAAAAAGCTTTTCCCACATTCCAGAGTGACAAACTCGCCTGAAGAAAGCTGAAGAAAAAAGAATGATGGAGGAATGGAGCATGAGTGGATCGACTAATCGGAGCATTCTTGTAGTGGGAGGAGGTATCAGCGGAATTAGTGCTGCAATAGAAGCCGCTGAAGCTGGTTGTCAAGTCTATCTTGTTGAAAAGGAACCCTATCTTGGCGGGCGAGTTGCAAGAATGAACAAATACTTTCCTAAACTCTGCCCACCAAATTGCGGCTTAGAAATCAATTTCCGCCGTATTAAAAACAACCCCAGAATCCGATTTTTCACTATGGCAGAAGTGACAAAGATTTCCGGAACGCCCGGAAATTTTGACGTCACCATTAAACTTAATCCCCGCTACATCAATGAACACTGCACCGCCTGCGGAAAATGCGAAGAAGCCGCTACAACAACCTTCCCCAATCCATTTAATTACGGCATCGATACGGTAAAATCAGTTTATTTGCCCAACGATTTCTGCTTCCCTCTCCGCTACGTGCTTGATGCAAGAATTATCGGCACAGAAGAAGCAGAAAAGATCAAAAACTCTTGTCCTTATAATGCTGTTGATCTTTCCATGACACCCAAAGAGTTTGATCTAAATGTTAGCGCTATCGTCTGGGCTACGGGATGGAAACCCTATGACGCTGAAAAAATTCTTTACTATGGTTTTGGAAAAAATCCAGATGTCATCACAAACGTCATGATGGAACGTTACGCCTCTACCGATGGTCCCACCAATGGACAGATTGTTCGTCCATCTGATGGAAAACCAGTAGAAAAAGTTGCCTTTATTCAATGTGCAGGTTCCCGAGACGAAAATCATCTTCCCTATTGTTCAGGCATATGCTGTCTTGCATCGCTTAAACAGGCTACTTACGTGCTGGATCAAAATCAGGAAGCAAAAGTCTTTATCTACTATATCGACATTCGTGCTCTCGGGCGATACGAAGATTTCTTCAACAAAGTGCAGTCTGATCCTCGCGTTACGCTCATAAAAGGCAAAGCCGGAGAAATAAGAAGGTTGCCGTCGGGTAAGATTATGGTTCAAGCTGAAGATCAAACAACTGGAACAATAACCAAAGAAGAATTTGACCTGGTGGTATTAGCTACCGGTATGGTTCCTTCTACAGCAGATGAAACTCTCCCAATGGATGTGGCTCTCGATCCAAGTGGTTTTTTACTCGATAATGACACAACCGGTATAATCCCTGCTGGATGTGTAAAACAACCCGCTGATGTAGCCACATCGGTTCAGGACGCTACGGCGGCTGCCTTAAAGGCTCTTCAGTTTACGGTGAGGAGGTAGTCCAATGGAAAAGAAAATCGGTTTTTACGTTTGTGCTGGTTGCGGTATAGGCGAAGCAATTGATGTTAATGCTCTTACAGAGCTGGCAAAAAGTGAGTTTCAGGTAGAGATATGCCGCAGTCATGAATGCCTGTGCCAGCCTGAAGGAGTTGACATTATAAAGGCCGACATCGAGAAAGAAGGTGTAAATACCATCGTTGTAGCGGCATGTTCTCCCAGAGTTATGTATGACATCTTTGATTTTGGCATAGACAAGGTTGTTGAGCGAGTGAATTTGAGAGAGCAAGTGGTGTGGTCTCACCCCGCTGGCGACGAAGACACTCAAATGATGGCAGAAGATCAAGTTCGTATGGGCATCACAAAGGCCAAAGAGGTAGAACCTCCGGATCCATTTACAGCCGAAAATATGAGCACAAGAATCCTTGTTGTTGGCGGTGGTCTTGCGGGTATGACTGCAGCAAAAGAAGCTGCAAAAGCCGGTTATGAAGTGGTGCTGGTTGAAAAAGATGCATCTCTTGGTGGCTATCTTAAAACCGTTTATAAACTTCCTCCCGAAAATTCTCCATACGAAGTTCCAGAAGAAAACCCAATTGATAAGCTCATTCAGGAAGTAACTCAAGAAAACCGCATAAAGGTTTATACGTCTAGTTCTGTAGCATCGATTGCGGGAGGTCCATGCCTTTTTGACGTAAAGATTTCTCAAAACGGGTCGGAAGCCACAGAGCGAGTTGGTGCGATAGTGCTTGCTACGGGAGCCATTCCTTACGATGCTACC
This genomic window contains:
- the aprA gene encoding adenylyl-sulfate reductase subunit alpha; the protein is MQPFETVVVDTDLLILGGGMSACGAAFEAAYWAKKYGLKVTLVDKAAVDRSGAVAMGLSAINEYIGYGKGQNTVEDYVRYVRQDLMGISREDLVYDIARHVDSSVHLFEKWGLPIWKDEKGEYVHEGRWQIMINGESYKVIVAEAAKNAMATLGDKGEIIERVFIVEPLVNGDTCVGAVGFSVREPKFYVFKAKATIVGMGGAVHVFRPRSVGEGLGRAWYPPWNCGSSAYFTIRAGAEMTCQEVRFIPVRFKDGYGPVGAWFLLFKSRATNAFGGEYMVERAGELPKWAPYGTGKPIPANLRNWLGMEDIMAGKGPIYMRTEEAIANLAAAYKDDPKAFKKKMKELEAEAWEDFLDMTITQSFLWAATNVKPEEKPSEIAAAEPYFIGSHSGASGAWVCGPEDVMPEEYKAMWKDIGLYNRMCTIKGMFCAGDAAGASSHKFSSGSHAEGRIAAKGAIAYILDNNKAPEVDMAKVEELKKRILKPLEIFEQYSPISSDPEINPNYIMPKMFMFRLQKIMDEYAGGVTAQFTTNKPMLERALELLTFLKEDSEKLAARDLHELMRAWENVHRMWIAESHVRHVLFREESRWPGYYFRADYPDMDENNWRVFVNSVWNPATGEWTMKKVPVVNLPV
- a CDS encoding CoB--CoM heterodisulfide reductase iron-sulfur subunit A family protein translates to MSGSTNRSILVVGGGISGISAAIEAAEAGCQVYLVEKEPYLGGRVARMNKYFPKLCPPNCGLEINFRRIKNNPRIRFFTMAEVTKISGTPGNFDVTIKLNPRYINEHCTACGKCEEAATTTFPNPFNYGIDTVKSVYLPNDFCFPLRYVLDARIIGTEEAEKIKNSCPYNAVDLSMTPKEFDLNVSAIVWATGWKPYDAEKILYYGFGKNPDVITNVMMERYASTDGPTNGQIVRPSDGKPVEKVAFIQCAGSRDENHLPYCSGICCLASLKQATYVLDQNQEAKVFIYYIDIRALGRYEDFFNKVQSDPRVTLIKGKAGEIRRLPSGKIMVQAEDQTTGTITKEEFDLVVLATGMVPSTADETLPMDVALDPSGFLLDNDTTGIIPAGCVKQPADVATSVQDATAAALKALQFTVRR